The genomic stretch TATTCTGGTTGGAGATGGGCCGGAAAGGGAGTTGGTTGAAAAGAGCATTGGAAGAGGTGCTTTTGCCTCGAAGGTACATTTGTCAGGTGCACAGGAAAAGGTTGTTCCCTATCTTTCAGCCATGGATGTTTATATGATGACATCGGAATTTGAGGGATTGCCCGTGGGGATGCTGGAGGCCATGTCCTGTGAGCTGCCTGTGCTGAGTACCAGGGTCGGAGGCATAGGGGAGGTGATAAACGATGGAGTGGAGGGCATGCTGTGCCCAAAAGACTATACAGAAAAGTTGGCTTTTGCCGCTTCAGCACTGCTGACTGATCGGCTAAGGCGTCAAGAAATGGGCAAGATGGCCCGCAAACGTGCGGCATCCCAATTTAGCCTAAAGCGGATGGTAAGTGCCTTGGAGGAATTCTATATGGAAGTGCAAAACTGAGTTAGGCCTTCAGCCTGCTTGGGAATAGGGCAATGCTCATTCCCCAAGGTGCTGCCTTGGGTTGGGACGAAGTAAGGCTTTCAGCCTTTGGTTTATGTCAGGTTTGGTGTCGATGAACTAAGATGTAGTTTTGTGCTGCCATAATATTTGGCATTAAAGCTAATATAAATGCCCCTGAAAGGGGAATTCAATTCAGCCCGGATCCTCCATTGGGCTATCATGTAGGTAGAATTTTCAGCGCCCTGTAAGGGCAGCTTAATCCTTGGAATTGAACAACTAGCAATTATGGGACAAAACCAAAACATATAGAACATTAGCATAAGATGATTGGAGGGGTAGTATTAATCGGGATACTTTATGCCGTGAGCCTATCGCTGTTGCGGCGGCTGAAGCGGAAGTACAGGGTCTTGAGCATCCGTACAATGACCAACCTGTATTGGTACCATATGCTTTTTGGTATTATTTATTATACCTATGCCATTTTCAGAAATTCAGATTCCCACGCTTATTTTCACGATGCCGCCACAGTAGAAAGTTGGTCGACACTCTTTTCCCACGGCACTCATTTTATCGAATGGATAGCCTGGCCCTTTGTGCAGTACCTCCATTTCAGCTATGAGATGATGATGGTGCTTTTTGCCTGGATCGGATATACAGGGTTTGTCTTTTTCTATTTGTTTTTCAGGGAAAACCTTCGGCTGAACATCAAGTTTAGAGGTTATGATGTGGTTAATTTATTGATGTTTTTGCCCAATATGCACTTTTGGACATCTTCACTGGGGAAGGGGAGCCTGATTTTCTGTGGAATTAGCCTTTTGGTTTTTGGGCTTTCATTACCGGGCAAAAGAAAAGTATACATTGTCCTGGGGGGATTTTTGACCTACTTTGTGCGTCCCCATATCTTTTTTGCCATTATGATCGGGATGGGGATGTCGTTTATGTTGGGAAGGGAAAAAATGCCCTTGTACCAAAAGATTTTGATTGCCATCGGCGGGATCGGGATATCGATCTTTATCTACGATGATCTGTTGGTATTTTTGAGATTGGATGAAGACAATGTGCTGGAGAGCTTTATGAACAATACCGCATTTATCGGTGGACAATTACAGCATGCGGGTTCAGCGGTGGATATGCAAGGCTATAGCCTGCCCGTAAAGTTGTTTACCTTTTGGTTTAGGCCGCTGTTTTTTGATGCCCCTAATTTTCTTGGGATTTTTGTGTCACTGGAAAACCTTCTGTACCTGGTGTTCTTTGCCAAGCTTTTTCAAAAAGGATTTCTTAAGTTCATCAAACAAGCTTCCGCTATGGTCAAAATGTCGGCCGTGGTGTTTTTGAGCATTTCATTTTCCATGACCTTTATTATGTCCAATTTGGGCATCATTATCCGTCAAAAAAGCATGATCATGTACTTTATGTTTTTTGTGATTGTCGCGTTCCTGGATTGGAAAAAAACCGAGACAATTAAAAGAAAAGTAAAACTGATGAAGCATCAGAAAGAGAAGGCGCAGTTAAAGGAGGAAAGAAGGAAGGCCTTTATTGATCATCCAACTCACTAGCAAGCAGCATTATGTCATTTTTGGTAATATCACTGGATTTTGAACTGCACTGGGGGATTTTTGACAAGGTCTCTGTGGCGGAGAAAAAGGATTATTTTAAAAAGACGATTGCTGTCATCCCGCAGGTCTTGGAGGTGTTTGAACGTTATGAAGTGGCCGCTACCTGGGCTACTGTTGGAATGCTGCTGACCGAAAGTAGGGAGGAATGGGAGCATTATCGTCCCGAAACTATACCTACCTACCGAAACCAGCAGCTATCTCCTTATCAATGGATTGCACAAAATGCTTACGATCCAGCGGTTCACAGCGGCTTTTCGTTGGTAAAGCAATTATTACAAACCCCAAATCAGGAACTGGGAAGCCATACCTTTTCGCACTATTATACCTGTGAGCCAGGGCAGCAATTGGAGCAGTTCAGGTCCGACTTGAAGGTAGCCAGAAGAATTGCGGAAGAAAAATGTGGGGTGGACCTTCAGTCATTGGTGTTTCCGCGAAATCAGTTTGACCAGGAAAGCCTAAAAATCTGCAAAGATGAAGGATTCAGCGTGGTCAGGGTGAATCCTTCCAATTGGTTTTGGAAAGCTCCTCAGCATGCCGGACTCGTGGAAAGGGTCTTCAGGACTGTAGATACATTGCTGCCGCTTGGTAAAAGAACATCTTTTCCTTTGGAAGCAGTATTGCCTGGGGAAGATTTTCCAGTCCAGTTGCCTGCATCGCGTCTTTTAAGACCTTTTAGTAAGACACGCAAACCATTAAATGTAGTACGAATGAACCGTGTCATCAGTGAGATGACATATGCGGCCAAGCACAATTTGGTTTATCATTTATGGTGGCATCCTCATAATTTTGGCCATGCCCCTGAAGAAAGTATGCTGGAGCTTTGCCAGCTGCTGGACACGTTTATAAAACTAAAGGGTCAATATGGAATGTGCTCTGTAAATATGGGGCAGTTGGCAGGGGAGCTTAACGTCCTAAGAAATTAAGCTGATAAATTTAGTTTTACATCTGTGGGAGGTTAATAATTTAAGCCTTAATTTGTGCGCTGATCAATAGTGTCTGTAGGTTAAAATATCCTTTTCTGCTGTGATAGGCTTACCATCAATCCAAAAAAAATATAAAATGAAGAGAACTTTCTTAACCATCTTTTTTATAGCGTTATGCTTTTCGGGATTTGCGCAAGAGACTCCTTATACTACCAAAAAGAATATTCCCTACTACGATGCCGCTGTTCGTGAGATGGACGATTATATCCAAGAGCGTTGTATGTTGGACCTCTATTTTCCTACTGATAAAGAAGGATTTCCCACCGTGGTGTGGTTTCATGGAGGCGGGTTGAGTGCAGGGCAGAAGGAAATTCCAGAAGCATTAAAGGAAAAGGGAATCGCTGTGGTAGGGGTGAATTATAGGTTATATCCCAAAATAGGTGCTCCAGCGTACATTGAGGATGCGGCGGCGGCCATTGCATGGACGATGAAGCATATTGAAGCTTATGGAGGCGATCCTTCATTGGTTTTTCTGTCTGGACACTCGGCGGGAGGTTATCTAGCGGCCATGGTGGGCATGGATAAAGCATGGCTGGCCAAGTACGATCTGGATGCCAATGATCTGGCGGGATTGATTCCTTTTAGTGGCCATATGATCACCCATTTTACCGTAAGGGAGGAACGGGAGATTGCTGGAACACAACCCATCATCGATGAATTGGCACCGCTCTATCATGTACGATCGGATGCCCCGCCGCTGCTGCTGATCACTGGCGACAGGGAGATGGAAATGCTGGGAAGATATGAGGAAAACGCTTACATGATGCGCATGATGAAAGTGGCCGGTCATCAGGAAACCACCCTTTATGAAATGGAAGGCTATGGTCATAATATGACCCATCCTGCATTTCCGTTGCTGCTGAATGAAGTGGATAGGATCGTAAAGAAATTGGAAGATAAAAAATCCGACTGAATGAGCGGCTAACCGGCATGTGGAATGCGAATTAATCGAGCAGGACATTTCAAATGCTCTGCTCGATTAATTTAACCTCCGCTACATATACCCTATCACCTACAGATCAATTCATCCATCTGGCTTTGTATACTTTCATATCAGGAAAGGCCAGCTTTTGCTCGGGCAAGTGAAAGCTTACATGATGCGTCCACCAGCTTTTTTCTGGAACGGTAAAGATAAATTGACCTGAGGCATCCTTTCCGATACTTTTGATGTTTTCTGCTTGTGGAAAATCTGCTATTTTTTCAAATTTTTCTTCCTCAATATCAAAGGTCCACGCACCGGTATGCTCCGTCATGAGGAAGTGTCTGCCATCAGGGACCAGCTGCAAATCATGCCCGCCTTCACCTGGTATTTTCCATTCTTTTTCCAGTACCAGCTTATCCGCTGAAGGCATTTTGTAAGCCCTCAATACATCGTACCCCAAAGCATAAAGCCGTTCATTCTCCTTATGCCAGACCACTCCATGGGCCGAGTACAAGCTGTCCTCAAAAATCACCTTTTCGGGCCGATGGATATCAAATAGCATGATTTTATTTCCGGTGCTGCTGGTAGATGCAGCCGCCACAAGTCGATCCTTAGGTAGGATTTCTACGGAATGGGCATTGGGAACGGTGGCGTAAAATTGGACTTTGCTGTCTTTGGTATCGATGAGCGCCACGCCGCCCGAAGATGACGAAACCAATAGCTGCTCACCACCATTGATGGCTTTACAATCGTCCATGGTGTTGAATCTTTTGGAGCGGTATTTTTCTGGAAGATCCTTTGCCTCATGTGCATCCCAGGTCCAAGCAATGGAAGGCGCTCCTGATTCCACTGATTTATGATAGTCCACCATCAGTACTTTGCTGTCACCACATACCAAGAGCATCTTTTCAGATTCCTTAGGCTGACAAAAGGATAGGCCAAAAGCCAAAACGATAAGCAGAAAAGGGATATAAAGCCGGTTTAGTTTCAACGGTATCTTAGATTTTGGTTTCCTTTTGCAATTAAACATTTTGATTGCAAAAGGAAAGATAAATCATTGAAAGTTTATCCGAAAGTGTATGAAGGTTACTGGTGAGCTAACTTTTCTTGGACGATTAGATTTGTTAAAAACCTTTCTGATCCTACATCATTCATCCAAATACCCAAGCTTAAAGGTTGGGTTGGTGTCATGCGCTGCCCTTAGAATTGAATCCATTTTTTGAACAATTTCGGGATGTTGGCCGGCCACATCGGTAGTCTCTCCCAAATCATTTTCCAGATCGTACAATTCGATGGTTTGATTGCCCTCCCGAATATTCCTTCTCACCGCTTTCCACTTGTCCATGCGGACCGCTTGCTTTCCTGCTTCACCATGGTATTCCCAATAGAGATGAGGATGCTTTTGCTGCTGATTATCATTGCCCAGTATAGTTGGGAGCATGGAGATGCCATCTCCGTTTTCAGGAGCATTGGTGCCGGCCAGATCTGCAAAGGTGGCCATGAAGTCCCAAAAGGCAGAGGGATGGTCATTGGTGCTGTTTGCCTGGATTCTTCCTGGCCATCTCATGATCAGTGGCACCCTGATTCCTCCTTCATACAAATCCCTTTTGATGCCTTTTAGCGGGCCATTGCTGTCAAAAAACTCCGGATCTCCACCGCCTTCGATATGAGGGCCATTGTCGGAAGTAAAGATGATCAGTGTATTATTGGCCATGCCAAGCGAATCCACTGTTTTCATGATTTCACCCACTTGGTCATCGAGTATTTTTACCATTGCCGCAAAAGCAGCATGGGGCTTTTCTTGCGAACCCAATCGCCCTTTCCGAAAACCTGGCCCCTCATCTGTACCCGCATAAGGTTCTCCTTCTTCTAGTTTACCCTCAAAAATAGCCATTTCTTTTGCTGGTGCAAGCAATTCAGCATGGGGAAGTGGGGTAGGGAGAAAGAGAAAAAATGGTTTTTTTTGGTTAGCCTCAATAAACTTTAATGCTTCCTGCTGCATCAATTCGGGGGAGTACGCACCAAACTCCCCAGCATCATTACCGTGGAGCATGATTTTCTCCTGATTGTCCCAAAGGTGGTCGGGATAATAATTATGGGCGAGCGATTGACAGACATAACCATAAAATTCATCAAATCCTTGGTTATTGGGTTCTCCTTCGGTAGCAGGGCCTCCAAGTCCCCATTTGCCAAAGGCACCGGTGACATAACCGGCTTTTTGTAACATTTCAGGCATGGTTACGATAGAGTCAGCAAGTGGAAACTGGCCTTCTCGTTCTCGGAAACCGTAGGGCGAAGGATCCAGGCTTCTGTTATCGCGGATGGCCACATGTCCCGTGTGCTGTCCTGTCATTAAAGTGGCTCGCGAAGGGGAGCATACGGCAGTACCTGCATAGTGATCGGTAAACAGCATGCCCTGTGACGCCAAGCGGTCAATATTGGGTGTGTTGAATTTTTGCTGGCCGTAGCAACTTACATCCCCGTATCCTAAATCATCAGCAAGGATAAAGATGATATTGGGAGGTGTTTCAGTTTGTTGTTTTTCGCGGGAAGCATTCTTGCTTTGGCACGCCAGCAGTGTAACTACCGACAAGCACATATAAAAGAGGCTATTTTTAGACTTCATAATTGGGTATTTTACTGGTGTCCGAGAAAACAATCGTCAAATTGAGAAAAATCAACTGTTTTCACCCCTAAATCCCCTAAAGCTCCCCTTTAGGGATGGGGGCCATTTTAGGGATTGGAATAAAAACCCTCAAATTTCGATTTAAAGACAGTTTTTGATCATATTTGAAATTTAATCGGACGCCAGTAGTTATTTCAATCATTCAATTTAGGTTTTACCGTTTATTTGATTGTCCTGTACTGTGATGAGATTTGTGGAATTGGAAAATTCTAAAATTCAAATATTCCATAACATATGGAAAATCATTGGTTTGTACTGCTTACATCTGTAGTATTCGCCAGAATCATATTTTATAAAATGACTATCGGTAATTTTACCCGTAGTGGTACCATTCCAAAATGTGATTTGGAAAGTTAAGAATTCCCTTGGTGAGACCGGTTTAAGAAAAATGAGCAGGCCGTTAAGAAAATGAATTAGCTCGTGTCGTGGAACAGCGAGATCCATTCATTTTCAGGCCGGAGCAGTTTTCTTAAATTAAATTGGGTAACGTATTGTCCTCACAGGAAAATTTGTTTTTCCCAATAGAAAGGTATCACCACAGGACTGTATTTTTGGCCCTTTTCATCAATGGAAATGCATAGCATTCATGAAGACCTATTGAAAGCTATTTCACACCTGAATAAAAGGACGGAAACACTATTTATTCAATTATGCTTGGCTACGTGTATGATTGCGCAGGCTCATAATTTTGATAATGGTTTTCATAACTCCAAAAATGAGTTATTCCTTCGTTCACCCCTCGGTTCCTAATCGATGCTAAATAAGTTAAGGAATAAATTAGCTATAGCTGGAAGGGTAAACACAGTTTTGGGTTTGAGGAATGGCCCCATCAGTGGTTAAACTACTTTCATCTTGATACCAGATACCAGCTACTTGATACTTTTCCCCTAGTCTTCTATCAATGGCATGATCATAATGTCACTTTCGGTCAGCAAACTGGAATTGAACAGCAGCCATTTGCCGTCAGGGCTGATAGAATGATGGGAATGTGCTTCGCTGGAAAAGGGGCTTTTGCTAGTGAGGCGATGTCCTGTGGTCAGTAGTGTTGTATTACTTGGGTTGCCATATTCGATGCGGTAAATATCGCCATTGAAGGTGTCTCCGACGATCCATTTTAGGTCAGTCGTTCCGGCAGTATGCCAATACCCTCCCCAGTCCTGCTGTCCGTGGAAGGTCAGTTTGTCCGTGCGGATATTCAATGAATAAATACCATTGTCCCCTTTTTGCAGCCTGTCCAAGTGGCCCATGATATTAAAACCAATGTGGTCTTTGTCAAGGAATACTTCATGGGTTACCCATGTTTCATCGGACTCATCATAAAGCGGGCGATTGGTTACCTGGCCATTTCTGTCGATGCTGGCCATCCAGATCCGCTGCGGTGCATCCCCGCCTGTTTCCCAGCAATACATCATTTCACCGGCTTTGTAGGGATTGGCTTGTAAATGACCGATTCTGAAAGGAACAGTGAGCATCTCAGAGATGTTTCCCGAAGCCAAGTCCACTTGATAAATAGAGGATTCACCGTCCATTACCCGGGTGGAAAAATAAAGACTTTCTTCATCATAATCCAAGGCCATACCGTTTGGATGCATGTTGGCATCTAATACGCAGATGACGTTTTCGTAGGAGGATTTATTGGCCACTCGGCCCGTACCACTGTCTTCCAGCAGTGTTTTCAGGTCAAGCCTTATTAGCGAATCATTGCGGAAATGATAGGCGAAATTTTCCTTCCAGCCAAGGTGAAAACCACTTCCATCATCTCCAGAAGCAATCTGAGTGATTTCATGGTTGTCCATTGATATGGCATAAGCCAGCCCTTTCCCCGAGCGATCCGATCGGAATACAATGTGTTTTCCATCAGGTGTCCATTGGGGATGGGTCTGGTAGATTTTGGAGTTTTGGTGCCTGGAAGTGGTCAGGGCAATGACCTTTTTCCCAGTCACTTCATCGTCAAAGGTGAAACTTTCGGCCGGAAAGTGCTGGCCAAAGGCATTGGCACCGACCATGTCAAAGGTCTTGTCCACGTTACTTCTGGGTGAGTAATCTTTCCCCGCTATGGTCTGCGAATGGCCAAAATGGGCCCCAAAGAGGCCCATGATGATACTGCCCGTCACCATGATTTTTTTCATGAACAGGGTAGAAAAGTTGGTGGTTAATGGTGTGATTTTCATTGGTATCCTTGGTTTTGTTGTAGATTAGGATTGGCATCGATTGCTGTACTTGGAATAGGGTAAAGTGTCCTGAAAGATTCGGAAGCTTTCTTAAATTCCCATGCGTCATTAAACTTGCCAAAGCGAATCAAATCCCTTCTTCTGGCCAGCTCAAAGGCCAATTCCCTGCCTCTTTCATTCAATATGTCTTCTAAGGTAACCGTGGTGAGCGTGGAAGCATTGCTTCGCTCTCGGACTTGGTTGACCAAGGTGGTTGCTTCTCCAAAATTCCCCTGCCTTGCCAGCGCTTCTGCTTTGATCAGCAGGACGTCTGCGTACCGGAAAAAGGCGATGTCATTACTGGCATTTCCGCCATTGGTATTAGGGTCGAGTCCCCATTTTATCCACTTGATGCCTGCATTCATAGGTTGGTTTCTGATGCCGGTGGCGGGGATGATTTCGTAAGGAACCGGGCCTTCTGACGAAGAGCCTTCACGATATAGGTTGCTGTTATTGTCTGGGACTACTCGCTCTACCATCACCACTTCCCCGTTACGAGGATCTTTCATCGGCCCGTGGCCCAGGAACATGTTTTTTCTGTCATCTTGGTCTTCATAAAGGTCAAAGATAGAGGGTCTGGTGCCAAAGCCATTTTGTGGGGTATAAGGCAATCCAAACAAGCCGCCACTGATCCCGGGAAGAACTTTCTGAACCAGTGGGTGGCCGATTCCCCCTGGAATATTGGGCGTATAGATGCCGCCGAAAATAAACTCTGCGTTTTCCTCATTGTCATGGACAAAATTGTCAAAGTAGTCCGGCAGCAACAGATAGGCTCCCGAGTTAATGACCATGTCGGCATATTCTATGGCTTTGTCCCACTGGGCGGTGCCGGTGTACACTTCAGCGTTAAGATAGAGGGTCGCCAAAAGGGTGTAACCAGCCTCTCTAGTAAACCGTCCGTAGTATTCGCTTCCCACTTCGGTTTGGGAAGGAAGGTTGGGAAGGGCGGTTTCGAGTTCAGCAATGATAAAATCTACTACTTCCGCTCTCGTATTTTGTGTCGGTAAGTCCAATGGGTCTACTTTTGGTGCGGTGAAAATCGGGACATTGCCGTATAGGTCCACCAAATAGAAGTAGGCAAAAGCCCTTAATGCCTGCAGTTCTGCCCTCGGCCCTTCGATGCCCTCCAGCCCAGAAGCGTCCAAGGCATCAATCAGCGCATTGGCTTGGCCTACGGTGCCAAAAAGGGTGTTCCAAGTGCCCGCAATATAGGCGTGAGTGGCATCCCATTCATGCTCCATCAGCTGTTCAAAATCACTGTTTGCCCACCAGCCTTGGATTTTACCATGGACGACCACTTGGTCAGCAGACAGTTCCAGTGTCCTGTATTCCGCGCCCATCCCGGTAATCTGGGCAAAGTTTCGATAGACTCCGGACAGAGAAGACAGTACTTCTTTTTCATTGGAGTAAAAAGTCTCCGGTGTGTAGATGGAGTACACTTCTTCGTCAAGGGAGCAGCTACC from Echinicola soli encodes the following:
- a CDS encoding arylsulfatase, with translation MKSKNSLFYMCLSVVTLLACQSKNASREKQQTETPPNIIFILADDLGYGDVSCYGQQKFNTPNIDRLASQGMLFTDHYAGTAVCSPSRATLMTGQHTGHVAIRDNRSLDPSPYGFREREGQFPLADSIVTMPEMLQKAGYVTGAFGKWGLGGPATEGEPNNQGFDEFYGYVCQSLAHNYYPDHLWDNQEKIMLHGNDAGEFGAYSPELMQQEALKFIEANQKKPFFLFLPTPLPHAELLAPAKEMAIFEGKLEEGEPYAGTDEGPGFRKGRLGSQEKPHAAFAAMVKILDDQVGEIMKTVDSLGMANNTLIIFTSDNGPHIEGGGDPEFFDSNGPLKGIKRDLYEGGIRVPLIMRWPGRIQANSTNDHPSAFWDFMATFADLAGTNAPENGDGISMLPTILGNDNQQQKHPHLYWEYHGEAGKQAVRMDKWKAVRRNIREGNQTIELYDLENDLGETTDVAGQHPEIVQKMDSILRAAHDTNPTFKLGYLDE
- a CDS encoding alpha/beta hydrolase; this encodes MKRTFLTIFFIALCFSGFAQETPYTTKKNIPYYDAAVREMDDYIQERCMLDLYFPTDKEGFPTVVWFHGGGLSAGQKEIPEALKEKGIAVVGVNYRLYPKIGAPAYIEDAAAAIAWTMKHIEAYGGDPSLVFLSGHSAGGYLAAMVGMDKAWLAKYDLDANDLAGLIPFSGHMITHFTVREEREIAGTQPIIDELAPLYHVRSDAPPLLLITGDREMEMLGRYEENAYMMRMMKVAGHQETTLYEMEGYGHNMTHPAFPLLLNEVDRIVKKLEDKKSD
- a CDS encoding polysaccharide deacetylase family protein; this encodes MSFLVISLDFELHWGIFDKVSVAEKKDYFKKTIAVIPQVLEVFERYEVAATWATVGMLLTESREEWEHYRPETIPTYRNQQLSPYQWIAQNAYDPAVHSGFSLVKQLLQTPNQELGSHTFSHYYTCEPGQQLEQFRSDLKVARRIAEEKCGVDLQSLVFPRNQFDQESLKICKDEGFSVVRVNPSNWFWKAPQHAGLVERVFRTVDTLLPLGKRTSFPLEAVLPGEDFPVQLPASRLLRPFSKTRKPLNVVRMNRVISEMTYAAKHNLVYHLWWHPHNFGHAPEESMLELCQLLDTFIKLKGQYGMCSVNMGQLAGELNVLRN
- a CDS encoding TolB-like translocation protein, whose protein sequence is MKITPLTTNFSTLFMKKIMVTGSIIMGLFGAHFGHSQTIAGKDYSPRSNVDKTFDMVGANAFGQHFPAESFTFDDEVTGKKVIALTTSRHQNSKIYQTHPQWTPDGKHIVFRSDRSGKGLAYAISMDNHEITQIASGDDGSGFHLGWKENFAYHFRNDSLIRLDLKTLLEDSGTGRVANKSSYENVICVLDANMHPNGMALDYDEESLYFSTRVMDGESSIYQVDLASGNISEMLTVPFRIGHLQANPYKAGEMMYCWETGGDAPQRIWMASIDRNGQVTNRPLYDESDETWVTHEVFLDKDHIGFNIMGHLDRLQKGDNGIYSLNIRTDKLTFHGQQDWGGYWHTAGTTDLKWIVGDTFNGDIYRIEYGNPSNTTLLTTGHRLTSKSPFSSEAHSHHSISPDGKWLLFNSSLLTESDIMIMPLIED
- a CDS encoding DUF6528 family protein, encoding MKLNRLYIPFLLIVLAFGLSFCQPKESEKMLLVCGDSKVLMVDYHKSVESGAPSIAWTWDAHEAKDLPEKYRSKRFNTMDDCKAINGGEQLLVSSSSGGVALIDTKDSKVQFYATVPNAHSVEILPKDRLVAAASTSSTGNKIMLFDIHRPEKVIFEDSLYSAHGVVWHKENERLYALGYDVLRAYKMPSADKLVLEKEWKIPGEGGHDLQLVPDGRHFLMTEHTGAWTFDIEEEKFEKIADFPQAENIKSIGKDASGQFIFTVPEKSWWTHHVSFHLPEQKLAFPDMKVYKARWMN
- a CDS encoding RagB/SusD family nutrient uptake outer membrane protein, with the translated sequence MKNIINSYKKTLTLASALVLGTLGSCSLDEEVYSIYTPETFYSNEKEVLSSLSGVYRNFAQITGMGAEYRTLELSADQVVVHGKIQGWWANSDFEQLMEHEWDATHAYIAGTWNTLFGTVGQANALIDALDASGLEGIEGPRAELQALRAFAYFYLVDLYGNVPIFTAPKVDPLDLPTQNTRAEVVDFIIAELETALPNLPSQTEVGSEYYGRFTREAGYTLLATLYLNAEVYTGTAQWDKAIEYADMVINSGAYLLLPDYFDNFVHDNEENAEFIFGGIYTPNIPGGIGHPLVQKVLPGISGGLFGLPYTPQNGFGTRPSIFDLYEDQDDRKNMFLGHGPMKDPRNGEVVMVERVVPDNNSNLYREGSSSEGPVPYEIIPATGIRNQPMNAGIKWIKWGLDPNTNGGNASNDIAFFRYADVLLIKAEALARQGNFGEATTLVNQVRERSNASTLTTVTLEDILNERGRELAFELARRRDLIRFGKFNDAWEFKKASESFRTLYPIPSTAIDANPNLQQNQGYQ